The Longimicrobium sp. genome includes the window GTCTTTTCCGGCTACCCGTCCACCCGGAGCGCCTCGGCCGGCTCGATCCGGAGCGCCCGCCGCGTGGGGACGACGCACGCGAGCAGGCACACCCCCAGCATGAACGCCGCGTATCCCGCGAGCCACGCGACCGCCTTCAGCGGCATCATCCCCTCGCTCGCCACGCACAGCAGGGCGCCGATCAGGAGGGCGCCCGCGGCCACGCCGAGCGCCACCTGCCCGAGCGGGCGCCGGAAGATCGCCAGGACCACGCGCCGCGCGTCGGCGCCCAGCGCCACGCGGATCCCGATCTCGCGGGTGCGGCGCGAGACGGTGAACGACATCACCGCGTAGATCCCCGTGAGCGAGAGGAGCACGGCGATGGCGCTCACCAGCACGGTGATCCGGAACCAGAAGTCGAGGAACTGCAGCTCGGTCTGGCTGAGCTCGTCCATCGGCACCAGGCCGTCGACCCGGAGCGTGGGGTCCACCCCCGCGGCGAGCGCGCGCAGCCGCGGCCCGAACGACTCCGGGCTTCCCCGCACGCGCACCGCCACGTGGAGCGGGCCGGCCGCGTCGGGCGCCAGGGGGTGGTAGAACCCCGCGGCCTTCGGGTCGAAGCCGTCGGGGGCCATCCCCAGGTCGTCGACCACGCCGACGATCTCGTGCCACGGGCCCGGCTCCTCGTCCCCCGTCCTCGCCTGCCCCTCGAGGTACACGTAGCGCACCCGCCGGCCGACCGGGTTGCGGCCGCCGAGGACCCGCTCGACGAACGACCGGTTCACGACCACCACGCGCGCGTCGGGCGCGAAGTCGCCCGAGTGGAAGCCGCGGCCCGCGCGGACCGGCGCGCCCAGGACCTGGAAGTAGTCGGCGTCGACGGCCACGGAGCTCACCCGGTACCCCTCGGGCCACTGCGGACGCCGCGGCGCCGCCCCGCCCGTGTCCACCTCGACGATGCGGTGCGGGTGGTACATGCGCGGCAGCCGCTCGGCGAAGGTCACCCCGGCCACGCCGGGCTCGGCCGCCAGGCGGCGCTCCAGCTCCTGCCGGGCCGCCCGGAACCGCGCGGCGAACGCCGCCCGGGACGTGTCGGCGGGCGCGGCCTCCCGGTCCATCGCCAGCCGCGCCGAGAGGAACTCCTCCGCCGCGAAGTCGGCCCGGATCGAGCGCACCTGCTCCACGTCGCGCCAGGTGGCGAAGGCGGTCACCGGGAACACCACGGTCACCGCGATCTGGGCGACGATCACCGCGGTCCAGATCCCCCCGAAGCGCAGGCCGCCGCCCCCCGCGCCCGCCTCGCGCAGGCGCGCCTGCAGCCCGCGGGTGACCTTGAGCGCGGGCAGCACGCCCGCGATCGCCGCGGCGAGCGCGGCGAGCACGCCGGCGTAGAGCACGGTGGCGGGCGACAGGCTGGGGTGGAACCAGAACGGGAGCCGCGCCCCGTCCAGCAGCGCGCCCTCCACCACGGCGAAGCCCCACCGCATCCCGGCGCCCGCGCCCGCGAGCCCGACGGCCGCGGCGGCGCCCGCGAGCACCAGCGCCTCGGCGAAGAGCTGCGTGACGATGCGGCCGCGGCTCGCCCCCAGGGCGCTCCTCACCACGATCTCGCCCTCGCGCGTGGCCGCCCGCGCGAACATCAGCAGGGCCACGTTCCCGCAGACCAGCACCAGGAACATCACCAGGAAGAGGTTGGTCGACCCCACCAGCAGCGACTCCGTCCCCGAGAGGCTCAGGATCGACTGCGCGTACGGCGCCACCCGGGGCCGCAGGTGCCGGTGCGTGCGTGGGAAGTCGGCGGCCGCGCGGCGGCCCAGCGCGGCCAGCTCCGCCTGCGCCTCGCCCAGGGTGGCGCCGGGCGCGAGGCGGCCGAACACCCGGACCTCGGGTCCTGCGCCACGCTCGTAGTCGAGGGGGCTCAGGTGCAGCGGGACCCAGAGGCCCTGGGCCACGGGGAAGCCGAAGCCCTCCGGCATCACGCCGACCACGGTGGCCTCTGCGCTCCCCAGCCGCACCGTCCGCCCGACCACGCCGGGGTCGCCCCCGAAGCGCGTCTTCCAGACGTCGTGCCCGATGACCACCACCGGGGGCGCCCCGGCCTGCTCGTCGGTCTCCACCAGAGAGCGGCCCAGGAGCGGGGGGACGCGGGCCAGCCGGAACGCGGAGGCGCTGATCTCCGCCACCTCCACCGGCTCGGCCTCGCCCGCGCCCGTGATCAGGTTGCGCTCGAGCGTGCGGAAGGCGCCGAGCTCCCCCACCGCCCGCAGCTCGTGGCGCCAGGCGGCGAAGTCGTGCAGCGCCCGGTCGTGCGGCCGCCCCGCGGCCGCGTCCCAGTTGCGGACGCCCACGATGCGGCCGCCCTCGTCCAGCGGCAGCGTGGGGCGGAGCACCTGGGTGACGAACTCGAAGGTGCCGGCGCCCACCCAGATGGCGAACGCCATCGCCAGGCCGCCCACCAGGGTGAGCCCGGGGTACTTGAGCAGCATGCGCAGGCCCAGCTTGAAGTCCAGCGACATCCCGGTCAGCCACCCCAGCCCGCGGGCGTCGCGGACCTCCTCCTTGTACTTCTCCACGCCGCCGAAGGCCACCCGGGCCCGCCGCCGCGCCTCCGCCGGCCCGAGCCCCTCCTCGCGCATGAGCCGCTCGGTCTCCATCTCCAGGTGGAAGCGGAGCTCCTCGTCCATCTCCGCCTCTTCCCGGGCGCGGAAGAACAGGCCCCGCAGCCGCTCGCGCGCCTCCGCGATCCACCTCATGCGAGCCCGCCCTTCCAGTCGAGGACCCAGTTCACCGCCGCCGACGAGCGCTCCCACTGCGAGCGCTCGCGAGCCAGCTCGCGCTCGCCCGCCGGGGTCAGCAGGTAGTACTTCGCCTTGCGGTTGTTCTCGGTGGTGCGCCACTCGGAGCGGATCAGCCCCCGCGACTTCATCCGCTGCAGCGCGGGGTAGAGGCTCCCCTGGTTCACCTGGAACACGTCGCGGGACATCTGCTGGATGCGCTGGCTGATCCCCCACCCGTGCATCGGCTCGAGCGAGAGCGTCTTCAGAACCAGGAGCTCCAGGGTGCCCTGGAGGAGGTCCGACTGGTCGTGCGCCATGTTTCTCCTTTCGGCGGTCTACAGGAGAAGGATACACCTGTTCCTCTAGACGGTCAAGAGAAGCGTCTCCCGTCCCGTCCTCCCGGCCGCAACCTTGCACTCCGCCGCGCGGAACCCCGACCCGCGGCGCGAGCGAAGATGATCTGCATCCTGCACGGATACCTGCTGGAAGGCTCTGGGAGCAACCTGTGGACGCGCTCGGTGGTGGAGTCGCTCTGCCGCCAGGGCGAGACCGTCCACCTGATGGCGCAGGAGAACCACCCGGAGCGCTACCCGTTCATCCGCGAGGCGCGCCGCTACCTCCCCGGCGGCGGCGTCGAGACCTTCTACCGGGGGGAGCCGGGCGCCTACCCCGGGTGCTGCGTGCTGCACAAGCCGGTGCTGGGCGACACGCTCCCGGTGTACGTGTGGGACCGCTACGAGGAGTTCCCGAACGTGGTCCCCATGGTCGAGCTCCCCGACGAGGCGATCGACGACTACCTGGAGAGGAACGTGGCCGCGCTCCTCCGGGTGGTGCGGGAGAACGGGATCACCGCCATGCACGCCAACCACGCGGTGCTGATGTCGGTGGTGGCCCAGCGGGTGGGCGCGGCCGCGGGCGTCCCCTTCGCGGTGATGCCGCACGGGAGCGCGCTGGAGTACGCGGTCAAGCGCGACCCGCGCTTCCTGCGCCTGGCGGCGGGCGCCTTCGCCGCGGCCGGCCGGATCTTCGTGATCGGCGACGAGATGCGCGCGCGGGTGCGGTCCGTGTTCACCGCGGTGCCCGACCTGGAGGCCAGGATGCGCGACCTGCACCTGGGGGTCGACACCGGCCAGTTCGAGCCCGTCCCGCGCGCGGGGCGCCGCGGGAAGATCGCCGAGCTGCGCGGCGCGCTGGAGGGGCTCCCGCGCGGGCGCACCCCCGGGCAGACGGAGGCGATGCGCGGCCGGCTGCACGGCGGGCTGGACCGGGCGGCGCTCGAGGAGGCGCTCGGCGCGGCGCGCGGGTTCGAGCCCAAGGCCCCCGACGCGGACCTGGAGGCGAAGCTCGCGGCCGTGGACTGGGAGAAGGACCCCACGCTGCTGTACGTGGGCCGCCTGATCTCGGCAAAGGGGGTGCAGGAGGTGGTCGCCGCCCTGCCGCTGCTCCTGGAGCGCACCCCGGACTTACGCCTGCTGGTGGTGGGGCACGGGCCGCTGCGCGAGCCGCTGGAGGCGCTGCTCTGGGCGCTGGAGCACGGCGAGCGGGCCCTGGCGGAGCGGATCGTGGCGTGGGGCCGGGCGCTGGAGGGGGAGCCCGAGGGCGAGGGCGAGGGTGGAGGAGAGGAGCTCACCAAGGTGGCCCGCTTCTTCGCGCAGCTGGGCGCGCGCGGGGAGCTGGACGCGTACTTCGCGGCGGCCCGCCGGCACGTCCGCCCGGAGCGCGTGGTGTTCACCGGGTACCTCACGCACCGGGAGCTGCGCCACCTCTTCCCCTGCTGCGACGTGGCGGTCTTCCCCTCGGTGGTCAGGGAGGCCGGGCCGCTGGTGTTCCTGGAGGCGCTCGCGTCGGGGGCGTTCCCGATGGGCACCTACTTCGGCGGGATGAAGGCGAGCATCGACGCGGTGGCGGAGTCGCTCCCCCCGGGCGCGGCCGAGCCGATGAAGCTGGACCCGGCCCCGGAGCGGACCGTGGCCGACCTGGTCCGCCACTTCCCGGTGGCGCTGGAGGTGGGCGGACGCTACCGGGAGGTGCTGCGGCGCGTGGCGCGCGAGCGCTACGACTGGGCCAGCGTGACCCGCACC containing:
- a CDS encoding glycosyltransferase, which encodes MICILHGYLLEGSGSNLWTRSVVESLCRQGETVHLMAQENHPERYPFIREARRYLPGGGVETFYRGEPGAYPGCCVLHKPVLGDTLPVYVWDRYEEFPNVVPMVELPDEAIDDYLERNVAALLRVVRENGITAMHANHAVLMSVVAQRVGAAAGVPFAVMPHGSALEYAVKRDPRFLRLAAGAFAAAGRIFVIGDEMRARVRSVFTAVPDLEARMRDLHLGVDTGQFEPVPRAGRRGKIAELRGALEGLPRGRTPGQTEAMRGRLHGGLDRAALEEALGAARGFEPKAPDADLEAKLAAVDWEKDPTLLYVGRLISAKGVQEVVAALPLLLERTPDLRLLVVGHGPLREPLEALLWALEHGERALAERIVAWGRALEGEPEGEGEGGGEELTKVARFFAQLGARGELDAYFAAARRHVRPERVVFTGYLTHRELRHLFPCCDVAVFPSVVREAGPLVFLEALASGAFPMGTYFGGMKASIDAVAESLPPGAAEPMKLDPAPERTVADLVRHFPVALEVGGRYREVLRRVARERYDWASVTRTLAAELRAMT
- a CDS encoding ABC transporter permease, yielding MRWIAEARERLRGLFFRAREEAEMDEELRFHLEMETERLMREEGLGPAEARRRARVAFGGVEKYKEEVRDARGLGWLTGMSLDFKLGLRMLLKYPGLTLVGGLAMAFAIWVGAGTFEFVTQVLRPTLPLDEGGRIVGVRNWDAAAGRPHDRALHDFAAWRHELRAVGELGAFRTLERNLITGAGEAEPVEVAEISASAFRLARVPPLLGRSLVETDEQAGAPPVVVIGHDVWKTRFGGDPGVVGRTVRLGSAEATVVGVMPEGFGFPVAQGLWVPLHLSPLDYERGAGPEVRVFGRLAPGATLGEAQAELAALGRRAAADFPRTHRHLRPRVAPYAQSILSLSGTESLLVGSTNLFLVMFLVLVCGNVALLMFARAATREGEIVVRSALGASRGRIVTQLFAEALVLAGAAAAVGLAGAGAGMRWGFAVVEGALLDGARLPFWFHPSLSPATVLYAGVLAALAAAIAGVLPALKVTRGLQARLREAGAGGGGLRFGGIWTAVIVAQIAVTVVFPVTAFATWRDVEQVRSIRADFAAEEFLSARLAMDREAAPADTSRAAFAARFRAARQELERRLAAEPGVAGVTFAERLPRMYHPHRIVEVDTGGAAPRRPQWPEGYRVSSVAVDADYFQVLGAPVRAGRGFHSGDFAPDARVVVVNRSFVERVLGGRNPVGRRVRYVYLEGQARTGDEEPGPWHEIVGVVDDLGMAPDGFDPKAAGFYHPLAPDAAGPLHVAVRVRGSPESFGPRLRALAAGVDPTLRVDGLVPMDELSQTELQFLDFWFRITVLVSAIAVLLSLTGIYAVMSFTVSRRTREIGIRVALGADARRVVLAIFRRPLGQVALGVAAGALLIGALLCVASEGMMPLKAVAWLAGYAAFMLGVCLLACVVPTRRALRIEPAEALRVDG
- a CDS encoding PadR family transcriptional regulator, translated to MAHDQSDLLQGTLELLVLKTLSLEPMHGWGISQRIQQMSRDVFQVNQGSLYPALQRMKSRGLIRSEWRTTENNRKAKYYLLTPAGERELARERSQWERSSAAVNWVLDWKGGLA